The Candidatus Binatia bacterium nucleotide sequence GCCCCAGGTGGACGACGTTCGCCCCGGGAGCCGGCGTCGGTGTCGGGGTGGGCGTGGCGGTGGGCGTTCGGGTCGCGCTCGAGGTCGCCGTAGGGGGCGGCCGCAAGATCCCGGCCCGGTCGTCCCCCCCGCATCCAGCGAAGAAGCAGAGCAGCGCGAGACCCGTAATTTTCCTTGACGACACGCCCTGATTCTACTACGCGGAGCGCCCTTCGCCTAGCGACGCGAGCAGGTCCCGGAGGCGCTTTTTCTCGACCTTGCCGGGACCCGTTTTCGGGAGCTCGGGGAGGAAAACGACGCGGCGCGGCACCTTGTACGGGGCGAGGATCCGGGCCGCGTGTGCGCGCAGTTCCTCTTCGGTGACGTCCCGTCCGAGGGGAACGACGACGGCCACGACTTCCTCTCCCCACTGCGGGTGCGGGAGGCCCAGGGCGGCGGCCTCGACGACGGCCGGGTGTTCGCGCAGGGCGTTTTCGACTTCCAAGGCGCTCACCCGGTAGGCACGTGTCTTGATGATGTCGAGCGAGCGCCGGCCGACGATCCCCACCATTCCGTCGGGCTCGCGGAAAGCCAGGTCGCCGGTCCGGAAAAATCCTCCCACGAAGCTCCGCCGGGTACCCTCCGGATCCCCCCAGTATCCCGAGAAAAGCCCGGGTCCGCGCACGAGGAGCTCTCCGACTTCGCCCACCGCCACCTCTCGGACCTTTCCCCGGTCGGCTTCGGCTTCGTCGGCGACGACGACCTCGGTTCCGGGTAAGGGGAGGCCTACGACGCCGGGCCTTCGAGGGCCCGCGAGCGGCGCGCTCAGGACGAAGCCGGTCTCCGACATTCCGTAGCGGTCGAGAAGCTCGACGCCGAAGCGCTCCGAGAACCTGCGGAACGTGGCGGGAGAGAGAGGGGCCGAGCCCGACACCCAGAGTCGCAGAGCGCGGGCGATTCGCCTTTCTCGAGGCCGTTCGGGCAGCCGCAAGAGTCGCTCGTAGAGAGGCGGTACGCCGAAAAAGAGCGTGCATTCGTACTTCTCGAGGCTCGGGAGGACTTCCCCGGGCTCGAACCGG carries:
- a CDS encoding long-chain-fatty-acid--CoA ligase, with the translated sequence MAHLWEEILGVARRQPAAPALLCGGSTWSYGQLVSEAARVARRLERAGVRPGDRVLSTLPNGPDLVFLLLGTLACGGVYAPLHAAATEREILEAQRELEPKVSVVPRSPTLGTPETFASLSRAPAEPETSREGGGDDAALVLRTSGTSGQPKGVVLSHRALLSNLRSVLASWEWSPRDRLLLVLPCSHLHGLGLGLLGTFLAGGSVVLAPRFEPGEVLPSLEKYECTLFFGVPPLYERLLRLPERPRERRIARALRLWVSGSAPLSPATFRRFSERFGVELLDRYGMSETGFVLSAPLAGPRRPGVVGLPLPGTEVVVADEAEADRGKVREVAVGEVGELLVRGPGLFSGYWGDPEGTRRSFVGGFFRTGDLAFREPDGMVGIVGRRSLDIIKTRAYRVSALEVENALREHPAVVEAAALGLPHPQWGEEVVAVVVPLGRDVTEEELRAHAARILAPYKVPRRVVFLPELPKTGPGKVEKKRLRDLLASLGEGRSA